One genomic window of Arachis stenosperma cultivar V10309 chromosome 10, arast.V10309.gnm1.PFL2, whole genome shotgun sequence includes the following:
- the LOC130957083 gene encoding chlorophyll a-b binding protein CP26, chloroplastic-like — MASIGVSEMLGNPIKLSGATRSAPSASSPATFETVALFGKKKAAPPPPSKKAAAAVTPANDELAKWYGFWLKLKTLLLIVMRLSLSCIVSV, encoded by the exons ATGGCTTCAATTGGGGTGTCAGAGATGCTTGGAAACCCCATCAAGTTGAGTGGTGCAACAAGGTCAGCACCATCAGCTTCTAGCCCTGCCACCTTCGAGACTGTGGCTCTCTTTGGTAAGAAGAAGGCAGCACCACCTCCTCCTTCAAAGAAAGCTGCTGCTGCTGTCACTCCTGCCAATGATGAACTCGCCAAGTGGTATG GATTCTGGCTGAAGTTGAAAACCTTGCTACTAATTGTAATGAGACTGAGCTTAAGTTGTATTgtttct GTTTAG